The DNA sequence CAAGTAGATGGAGGGAGTGAGTTCTATGGGGAGTTTGAGGAGGCCTGCAGAGAATATGGCATTGAGCTCTTCGTCCTTCCTCCCCGTTCCCCCAAACTCAATGGGGTGGTGGAACGGTTGAACCGGACCTTCCGGGAAGAGTTCTGGGCTTACTACGATGATGCTGTTGATCTCAAGACCATGAGGGACCACCTCAAGAGGTGGACGGAAGAGGTGTATAATCGAAGAAGACCTCATTGGAGTTTAGGGAGAGGACTCCCTGGGAGTACCTGAGGGATACTGGAATTGTAGAGTGTCCCACATGATGTGAACCTAAACATCCCCTTGCTTCTTTTCCTTCTTCCGCTATAATCGAAGTGTCGGTTCTTGGTCAAATGCATATGAGAAATTGCTCAAAAGGAGAGAGGTTCATGCTCTCAAGAGAGGACAAGCTCAAAATGTACTCCACAATGCTTCTCATCCGCCGCTTTGAGGAAAAAGCCGAGGAGCTCTACATGGCGGGGAAAATCTGGGGAACATTCCACCTCTACATCGGAGAGGAAGCGGTGGCCACCGGCGCGTGCTTTGCCCTGCGACCCGACGACTACATCACCTCAACCCACCGGGGCCATGGACACTGCATTGCCAAAGGTGCCGACGTCAAGAAAATGATGGCCGAGCTCATGGGGAAAGCCACCGGGTACTGCTACGGCCTTGGGGGTTCCATGCACATTGCTGACCTTGAGGGAGGGAACCTGGGAGCCACAGGAATTGTGGGCTCGGCGATTCCCATTGCCGTCGGGGCAGCTTTAGCCTGCAAACTCCAGAAGAACGGCCGAGTGGTCCTGTGCTTTTTCGGAGACGGAGCGGCAAATACCGGGGCCTTCCACGAGGCGGTGAATATGGCCTCAGTCTTCAAACTCCCCGTGGTCTTTCTCTGCGAGAACAACCAGTACGCCATGTCCTTCCCCGTGCACAAGGCCTTTGCCATTCCCGACATTGCTGAGCGGGCACGGGGGTACGGTATCCCGGGAGTGACTGTTGACGGCATGGATGTCCTTGCGGTGTACGAGGCAACGAAAGAAGCCGTTGAGCGAGCCCGTTCAGGCCTTGGCCCAACACTTATTGAGGCCCGAACGTACCGTTTCAAGGGGCATTCCAAAAGCGACAAGGGGGTCTACCG is a window from the Candidatus Caldatribacterium sp. genome containing:
- a CDS encoding transposase; protein product: QVDGGSEFYGEFEEACREYGIELFVLPPRSPKLNGVVERLNRTFREEFWAYYDDAVDLKTMRDHLKRWTEEVYNRRRPHWSLGRGLPGST
- the pdhA gene encoding pyruvate dehydrogenase (acetyl-transferring) E1 component subunit alpha encodes the protein MLSREDKLKMYSTMLLIRRFEEKAEELYMAGKIWGTFHLYIGEEAVATGACFALRPDDYITSTHRGHGHCIAKGADVKKMMAELMGKATGYCYGLGGSMHIADLEGGNLGATGIVGSAIPIAVGAALACKLQKNGRVVLCFFGDGAANTGAFHEAVNMASVFKLPVVFLCENNQYAMSFPVHKAFAIPDIAERARGYGIPGVTVDGMDVLAVYEATKEAVERARSGLGPTLIEARTYRFKGHSKSDKGVYRTKEEVQMWMERCPIKRLRALLIEEGVPEEALREIEKKVEETIEEAVRFAEESPEPDLERARCMVYA